A genomic segment from Bosea sp. OAE506 encodes:
- a CDS encoding D-alanyl-D-alanine carboxypeptidase family protein → MSLAATLPAAWAQSFQSAAPYAVLLDSASGTVLYEKAADELMAPASIAKIATALVAFQEIAQGRLTLDSEIAISENAWRKGGGVSGGSTMFAQLNSRVKLSDILHGIIVQSGNDASIALAEAVAGDEATFARIMTERMRGLGFTRSVFRNATGMGDPQQKVTAREMALLADHIVKTYPDHYRIFGQREFTWNKIKQQNRNPLLTMDIGADGLKTGNIDESGYGLVGSAVQNGQRLIVVVNGLKTGRDRASEARKLLEWGFRAFEARRIFEAGEIVGEASVFGGEKGRVALKAKGPVSLLLPRGSSERLTARIVYRGPLTVPVQEGAEVARLLVTRGEVKTLDIPLYAAESIQPGTLQSRALDALMEAATGWVRKAMGRS, encoded by the coding sequence AAGGCCGCCGACGAGCTGATGGCGCCGGCCAGCATCGCCAAGATCGCGACCGCCCTCGTCGCCTTCCAGGAGATCGCCCAGGGACGGCTGACGCTGGACAGCGAGATCGCCATCTCCGAGAACGCCTGGCGCAAGGGCGGCGGCGTGTCCGGCGGCTCGACCATGTTCGCCCAGCTCAACAGCCGGGTGAAACTCTCCGACATTCTCCACGGCATCATCGTCCAGTCCGGCAACGATGCCTCGATCGCGCTCGCAGAGGCGGTGGCCGGCGATGAGGCGACCTTCGCGCGCATCATGACGGAACGGATGCGCGGGCTCGGCTTCACCCGCTCGGTCTTCCGCAACGCCACCGGCATGGGCGACCCGCAGCAGAAGGTCACGGCCCGCGAGATGGCCCTGCTCGCCGACCACATCGTCAAGACCTATCCCGATCACTACCGCATCTTCGGCCAGCGCGAATTCACCTGGAACAAGATCAAGCAGCAGAACCGCAACCCGCTGCTGACGATGGATATCGGCGCGGACGGGCTGAAGACCGGCAATATCGACGAATCCGGCTACGGCCTCGTCGGCTCCGCCGTTCAGAACGGCCAGCGGCTGATCGTCGTGGTCAACGGGCTCAAGACCGGACGCGACCGCGCCAGCGAAGCGCGCAAGCTGCTGGAGTGGGGTTTCCGTGCCTTCGAGGCGCGTCGCATCTTCGAGGCCGGCGAGATCGTCGGTGAGGCGAGCGTCTTCGGAGGCGAGAAGGGCCGCGTCGCCCTCAAGGCCAAGGGGCCGGTCAGCCTGCTGCTTCCGCGCGGCAGCAGCGAGCGGCTGACCGCGCGCATCGTCTATCGCGGGCCGCTGACGGTCCCCGTGCAGGAGGGCGCCGAGGTCGCACGGCTGCTCGTGACCCGCGGCGAGGTCAAGACGCTCGACATCCCGCTCTACGCCGCCGAGAGCATCCAGCCCGGCACACTGCAAAGCCGGGCGCTCGACGCGCTGATGGAGGCAGCCACCGGCTGGGTCCGCAAGGCGATGGGCCGCAGTTGA
- the tmk gene encoding dTMP kinase, with protein sequence MKPGPAAGRFITLEGGEGAGKSTLARALKERVEALGLRVTLTREPGGSPKAEAIREVILSGGVRQHGPFVEALMFSAARIDHIDRLIRPSLAKGDWVICDRFIDSTRAYQGTLGKVDAALLAELEAVTIDGLVPDLTLILDLDPAIGLARAARRRAPDEAVDRFEGEALAFHRTLRQAYLNIAAAEPQRCVVLDGALPPAALAQSAWTAIRERLPAPQPA encoded by the coding sequence TTGAAGCCCGGTCCGGCAGCGGGGCGCTTCATCACGCTGGAAGGCGGGGAGGGCGCCGGCAAATCGACGCTGGCGCGCGCGCTCAAGGAGCGCGTCGAGGCGCTGGGACTGCGGGTCACGCTGACGCGCGAACCGGGAGGCTCGCCAAAGGCGGAGGCGATCCGCGAGGTCATCCTCTCGGGCGGCGTCCGCCAGCACGGCCCCTTCGTCGAGGCGCTGATGTTCTCGGCCGCGCGCATCGACCATATCGACCGCCTGATCCGGCCATCGCTCGCCAAGGGCGACTGGGTCATCTGCGACCGTTTCATCGATTCGACGCGGGCCTATCAGGGCACGCTGGGAAAGGTCGACGCCGCCTTGCTGGCGGAGCTTGAGGCGGTCACCATCGACGGGCTGGTTCCCGACCTGACCCTGATCCTCGACCTCGATCCCGCGATCGGGCTGGCCCGCGCCGCACGCCGCCGCGCGCCCGACGAGGCCGTCGACCGCTTCGAGGGCGAGGCGCTGGCCTTTCACCGCACCCTGCGGCAGGCCTATCTCAACATCGCAGCCGCCGAGCCGCAGCGCTGCGTCGTGCTCGACGGGGCGCTGCCGCCGGCCGCCCTGGCGCAGTCCGCCTGGACGGCGATCCGCGAGCGACTGCCGGCCCCGCAGCCCGCCTGA